The Streptomyces sp. NBC_00569 genomic sequence GACGGCGTACTCACAGAGGCCTGATGCAAAAAGCCGCCGTCCCTTATCCGCAGCCGCCGGTCACGCCCCTCCGATTCAGACAGTGGCGGCCCGGCGGTCCGGACTCTCCTGGATATCGAGCATGAGGGCGCCGATGAGAAAGTGAATCCCGGTGAGGATCGGCAGGGAAGCCAGCAGGACACTTCCTGCGCTGGCACTCGCAGGCCCGAGCGTGTGGATCAACACCCAGGTGCTCGCCACGCCACCGAAGGTGATGAGACACAGTCCCGCCAGGAGCAGGAGAGCGATCGGCGAGAAGGAGAAGACGACGTACTTCAGGACGACACGCCGGCCGGTCCCGCGCGCCAACTGAGCGATCAACGCGGGAATGACCTTGTGCATCCGCATCGTGGACACCTCACTCCCGTAGACCGCGGGGATAGGGACGTCACAGGCCGGAATCCTGAGGATGTTCAGATTGATGAGAAGGTCGTTCTCGAACGAGTAGTCCTTGGCCACGCGGTCGAGATTGAGCCGTTCCAGTGCTGTCCTGTGGATCGCGGTGTACCCGTTCTGAGGGTCGAACAGATGCCAGTACCCGGATGCCAGCTTGGTCATGAAAGAAAGAATGATGTTCCCGAGAATCCGGTATTTCGGCATGCCCCGGTAGGAGTCGCGGGAGTAGAAACGGTTGGCCTTCGTGAAGAGAGCGGTCCCGTCACAGATCGGAGCGATCAGGGCAGGCAGATAGGCCGGGTCCATCTGTCCGTCGCCGGCCATGACCACCGAGACGTCGCAGCCCAGCCGCAACGCCTCCAGGTGCCCGTCGCACACCGCCCCACCGACACCGGTGTTGTCCTCGTGCCGGATGAGGACCATCCGCGGATCGCCGGCGGCGATCGCCTCGGAGGCCGTCTCGTCACTGCTGGCGTCGTCGATCACCACGATATGGTCGACGAAATCGGGCATCGTGCTGATCGTCCGGGCGATCAGCTTTTCCTCGTTGTACGCCGGCACCACGACGGCGACTCGCATGTTTTGATACACGAAGAAAAACCCTCTCACGGTCCTTTTCCTGGAACCCGCCTGCGACGACGGCCTTGAGCACGGAGGAAGGTATCAGAAATCATTCAGAGAATGTGGAACTCCGCCCGCCGCCTCTCATCGGCCGATACGACAAGATTCCTTCTCGTAGGAGGGCTCTGCTACAGCATCGACGTAGGGACACTGGTCCTGCTGCACGGTGTACTTCATATGCCATTGGCCGCGGCCACCTCACTGGCGTTCGTCACCGTATTGGCGGTCAATTTTAGCCTCAACAGATCCTTCGTCTTCCGAAGCGGAGCGATGGCCCGCCCGGCCATTGTCAAATACCTCGTCCTCGTCGCATTGAATTACTGTGCAACCCTGGCAACGGTCACCGGGTTGACCGCTCTGGGCCTGGCTTACGTAGCAGCCAAGACGGCGTCGACCATCATCAATGCCGTGGCAAATTACGGTGCGTTTCGATGGTGGGTCTTCAGATCCCCCGCCGCGCGAGAGACCCGCAGTCCGGGCAGTCCGGGCCGGCCCGAGCCGATCCGAGAGCCGTGACCGCGCACCACGTGGCGACGACCATTCCCCTGGCCCTGTGCGTTCGTTGGGCGCGGAGAACCGAACGAGCCCACAGGCCAGGGTGACTCAGGACCGCTGGGTGACCGCCGCCAGATTCCGGGGATGGTGGATCTGCAGCGGCAGGGACGCCTTGCGCCGTGCCGAGTCCAGGACCACCTCGGCGACCTCCACCGTCCTCAGCCCCTGGCCGAGAGTGACGATGTCCATGGCCTTGCCCTCGACGGCGTCACGGAACCGCTCGTGCTCGACCAGCAGCGGCTCGCGCTTGAGAATCGCGAACCGGACCATGTCACCCTCGGCGGCCCCGCGGAACGTGCTCAGCGCTTCCCACTCCGTGGCGAAGGCGCCATTGGCATGGAAGGTGAGATCAGCGGTGAGGGTGTCCGCGATGAAGCAGCCCTTCTCGCCGGTCACCGCCGTGAAGCGCTCCTTGAGCGGGCTGAGCCAGTTCACGAGATGACTGACCATCGTGCCGTCGGTGAGCTCACCGACGACCGCGACCATGTCCTCGTGCGGGCGGCCGCTCTTGGACACGGTGCGGGCCGCCACGGAGGCGTAGCGGCAACCCGTCACCCAGCTGGTCAGATCGATGTCGTGGGTCGCCAGGTCCTTGACGACACCCACGTCCGCGATGCGCTGCGGGAAAGGCCCCTGCCGTCGCGTGACCACCTGGAACATCTCGCCGAGCTCGCCCGCCTCCAGACGCGAACGCAGGCTCTGCAGCGCCGGGTTGAAGCGCTCGATGTGCCCGACACCGGCGGTCAGGCCGGCGCCCTCGAAGGCGTCGACCAGTCGCCGGGCCGCGGCCGCGGAGTGGGCGAGCGGCTTCTCGATCAACGCACACACGCCGTTCGCGGCCAGAGCGAGGCCGATCTCCTCGTGCAGCACCGTGGGGCAGGCGACCACGGCGTAGTCGAGGCCGAACGCGAGCAGCTCGGGCAGAGTGGCGACGACCGGCGCGCCACGAGCGGCACCCGTGGGGTCCCCCGCCGGGTCCAAGACGCCGACGAGTTCGACCCCGTCGAGCGACGACAACACCCGCGCGTGGTTGCGTCCCATCGCCCCCAGACCGACAAGCCCCGCACGCAACGTCTGCTTGCTCACCGGACACCTCCGGCCACACTCACGGCCCGTGCGATGCGCTCAAGTTCGCCCTGCCCGAGAGTGGGATGGACCGGCAGAGAGAGCACCTCCGCGGCAGCGCGGTCGGTCTCGGGCAGCGGAGGTCCGGCCGGATCGCGGAACGGCGCCAGACGGTGGATCGGCGTCGGGTAGTACACCGCACTGCCGATGCCCTGCCCCGCCAGTTCCTGCTGCACGGCATCCCTGCGGCCGTCGGGGATGGCGACGGTGTACTGGTGGTAGACGTGCCGGGCACCGTCGGCCACGTGCGGCACGGCCAGCCCCTCGATACGGGAGTCGAGCACCTTGGCGTTGGCCCGCCGCTGCTCGGTCCACGCGGGCAGCTGCTGCAGCTGCACACGGCCCACGGCCGCCGCGACGTCGGTCATACGCAGATTGGCGCCGACGATCTCGTGCGCGTACCGCTGTTCCATGCCCTGATTCCTGAGCAGCCGCAGAGTGCGCGCCAGCTGGCGGTCAGCGGTGGTGATCATGCCGCCTTCGAGTGCGTGCATGTTCTTCGTCGGATAGAAGCTGAAGCATGCGGCCTCGCCGAACGTTCCGACGGGCCGTCCGTGCAGCGCGGCGCCGTGCGCCTGGCAGGCGTCCTCGACGACGGCGAGGCCGTGGCGGGCGGCGAGCGGCAGCAGACGGTCCATGTCGGCCGGATGGCCGTACAGGTGCACGGGGATCAGTGCCGCGGTGCGCGGACCGATCACCGCCGACGCGGCGGCCGGATCGAGGCAGTAGGTGCCGGGCGTGATGTCGGCGAAGACCGGTTCGGCGCCCACCAGGCGGACCGCGTTGGCGGTGGCGGCGAACGAGAAGGAGGGCACCACCACTTCATCGCCCGCTCCGATGCCGAGCGCCATCAGGCTCAGCTGCAGTGCGGAAGTGCCGGAGTTGACGGCGACACAGGTACGTTCGCCGACCAGCTCCGAGAACTCCTCCTCGAACGCGGCCACCTCCGGCCCCTGGATGACATGGCCGCTACGCAGGACGCGTACGGCAGCCTCGATCTCGGCCTCGCCGATCACGGGCCGGGCAGCGGGAATTGGCAGGTTGGACCCAGACACGAGCAGTCTCCGTTAGAGAGCGAGGGAGTCGGCCTGTCGTTCAACCTCAGTTCACTGCGGAGGTTCCGGTTGTCATCATTTGTCAACCCATAAGCAGTATGCGTCAGATGAAGCAATTGGACGCACAACAGTTGTTCACCAAAAAGCACCGCCTTCACAGACGCTGGCTGACCGGCGCGGATTCGGACGAACAGCTCGACCGGCGCACCAATGCCGCGCTTGCGCCCCGTGCACATGTCGGTCATGAGGTGGCGGCGAGGTCAGGCCACCCTTGGCGCCCTCGACCAGGGTGGCGGTGCCGGACCCGCACATCGGGTCGAGGACACAGCGATCCGACCGGATGCAGGTGTGCTGATGGCGTGGGGGCGATCCGACCCGCTCGAACGGTAGAACACGCAGAGTGCCCCACATGGATCAAATGACGCTCGCGAACGGGTGTGATTTACGGTGCCGTCCGCCCTGGCCCGACCATGGAACAGAGTCTGGTCTATGTCTCAAGGCCAATGGGCCGACGGCTGGCACGGAGTTCCGCCCTCCCGATCCGGGTAGCCGTACGGGCAGCCGCCGACTGCCGACGCCTATCGGAAAAGGAGCATGCCCATGCGCCTCTACGCCCAGACCCCGGCACGTCGAACCCGCCAGATCCTCGCAGACCTGATCGCGGCAGCCCTGATCTACGCCGCCGTGAAGCTGGCCTTGGTCGTGCACGACGCGATCGGGCGACTGGCCGAACCGGGCCGCAAAGCGGAAAGCGCCGGCAACAGCCTCTCCGGCGGACTCCACGACGCGGGCGAGGCCGCCTCGAAGGTGCCTTTCGTCGGCGGGCAGTTGAAGAAGCAGCTCGGGTCCGCCGCCGGCGCCGGCACGGGGCTGGCCGACGCAGGTCGCTCGCTCCAGGACACCGTAGGGCACGTGGCCACGCTGACCACGGTCGTCCTGATCGTCATCCCGGTGGTTTTCGTGCTGCTGCTGTGGCTGCCCCCGCGCCTGCGCTGGATCCGCCGCAGCGCCGTCACCCAGCGCCTGGCCGCCGGTCCGGGTGGCGCCGACCTCCTCGCGCTGCGCGTGCTCACCGGTTCACAACGCGCACTCGCAGCGGTGCCCACGCCACCCGGCGGCCTCGCGGAGGCCTGGCGGCGCGGCGACGAACAGGTCATCGCCGACCTGGCGGCGATCGGCATGCGGCAGGCGGGTCTACGCGCCTGACGGCTGGGCAGCGGGCGAGACCTCAGCGAAGCCGCCAGGCCGGCCGCTGTACGCTCGCAGGGTGTCTTCCTAGTCGGCCATCGCAGTCGCGGTGCGGAACTCGTGGACGGGCTGCGGGAACTCATCCCACAGGATCTGCGAGCGCACCTCTCCGCCGAGTGCACCGACGAGGAAGCGGGTCACGGTCATGTCGTACCGCTCCCAGTGCTCGCCGGACTCGTCGTTGACCCGGATGGGGCGGGTGTCGGGGTCGTCGCCCTGCCCCATGAGCCAGTACAGGTACTCGCCGTTGTCCGTGGTTGCCCAGCAGATCAGGCGGGTGGAGCTGTTCCTCGGCGATGTGGAGCCGCTCGTGGAAGACGCGCCACTGCTCCTGCGTGACGTTGACGGCACGGTCGGAGGTGTGGGCCTCCCAGCCCCAGCTGATGTGGCGCGCCCCGGATATCAGCAGAGCCGTCGCCCGGTGCTCCTTGTCGTCCTCGACGGCCCGGCCGATCCAGTCCTGCACACCGTCCAGGTCGGGCCAGTTCGGCCAGGACCTGGTGGTCGCGGCCGAGATCGAAGGGCGTCAGTGCGGCCTTGACCGCCTTCCAGTCACCCGCCTGGGCCGACTCCACCAGCGCGAGCACCCGCGTGTCCCCGAGCACGCGCAGCGTGTACATCCCGTTCCTCTGCCTGCGCGAGACGGGAAGGGCGTACGGATCCGCCGCCGGTCTCTCCGCACCCCTGCCGAACATCTTGTCGAACATGCCGCGCCCTCCCCAGGTCCCGCGTGATCATCCGCAGCACTATGAGCGGCATCACTGACACGGTTTCCACAGGGTTTTCACCCGCACTTCACGGCCCGGGTCCGGGTGGCTCCCCGACCTCTCGCCCCTGAACCGGTCCCCGTCCGGCACCGCCACGACTCCGGCTCGCCGCCGAGCTGTTGTGGACCCTGACGCACCTGCCGCCTGTACCGGCTTCAACCGCCGCGAAACGCCCGGGGCAATTCACTCCCGCCTCAGGAGTTGCGGATCTCACAACATAGATCGTTTAGGCTCTGGGCAGTCTCGAAGCGCACTTGAGCCGTCAACTATCGGCTCAGATCAATCAGTTCGAGTCAGCAGGCGACGACAACGGTCGCCTGTACGCAGGGGCGGGGGCCTGTGATTCGTCTCAAGAGAGGACACGAATGCCACAGGACGTCAGGTTCGAGCTGCCCTTCAGGACCCCGGTCAGCGAGCACTTGGGCTATGCCCGGGAGCGGCATCTGCGCTGGGTCTGGGACATGGGACTGGTGCGCAGCCAGGCCGGCTTCGAGGAGTACCAGTCCTGGGACCTCCCCCAGGCGGCGGCACGCACCTACCCCTACGCCTCGGCCGACGACATGGTCGTCCTGATGAACTGGTTCTCGCTGGCCTTCCTGTTCGACGATCAATTCGACGCGGGCAGGCCCGACCGCGCGGACCGCATAGCGGAGGTGGCACGGGAGCTGATCGTCACTCCGCTCCGCCCGGCCGGGACCACTCCCCGAGTGGTGTGCCCGATCACCGTCGCCTGGACCGAGGTCTGGTCCACCCTCTCGGATGGCATGTCCCTGACTTGGCGGACCCGCTTCGCCGCCTCCTGGGGACGCTTCCTGGCGGCACACACCGAAGAGGTCGACCTGGCTGCGCACGGCCTGGCGGGAACGCTCAGCCTTGAGGAATACGCGGAATTCCGGCGCCGCACGGTCGGAATCCACCACAGCATCGACGCCGGCGAGCGCAGCCGTGGCTTCGAAGTGCCGCCGCAGGTGCAGGCCCATCCCCTCATGGTCCGGATGCGCGACCTTGCCGCGGACACCATCGGGTTCATGAACGACATCCACTCCTTCGAACGTGAGAAGCGTCGAGGTGACGGCCACAACCTGATAGCCGTGCTGCACCGCGAGCGCGGCTGCAGCTGGGAGGAAGCCGCCGCCGAGGCGTACCGGATGACGACCGAGTGCCTGAAGGAGTACCTCGAACTCGAGGCCCGCGTCCCGCACATGTGCGACGAGCTCGGTCTCACCGCCACGCAGCGCCTTCACGTCCAGATGGGTGTGGAGGCCATCCAGCACTGGATCAACGGCAACTACGAGTGGGCCTTGGTTTCCGGCCGTTACAACGCGGCGAAGGAGGGGCCGGCCGTCACTGCAGAGTTGGCGGGCAAGGGGTCGGTGGACGATCTGCTGACCGTGTGACCCACCGGTTCCGCCCGGCCGGCTCCTTCCTGCCGGGCGGAACCGCCCGGGGCACGGCCCGGCGCCCGTTCAAGGTGACGCGCGGGCGCCGGCGCGGGCCTGCGCGGTGCGGGCGCAGTGCAGCAGGCTGATCAGTACGGGGCGACGGTGTCCAAGGCGGTGTCGACGCCGGCGACAGCCGTCCCACTCTTGAGTGGCGACCTGCGGCGGCGCATCGTGATCTGCACGGCAGCGAGCTCCGGAGGCGGCGAGAATGCCTCCGGAGCTCGGTCGTGTCGCAGGTCCGCTCGAATGACGCGGCTCACCCCGCGGTGATCAAACGGCACTCACACCGTGGCGGCCTGCGCCGTGAACTCAACGGGCAGGGCGTCGAGTCGCGCCTCCCAGGTCGAGGCGGTCGAGGTGAGTTCGTCGGCCGGCACCGCCAGGCGCAGGCCGGGCAGGCGGTGGAGCAGGCGGTCGACGGCGACCTCGATGATGGCTTGGCCGATGTTCTGGCCGGGGCACTCGTGTGCACCGCCGCTGAACGCCAGGTGTGACTGGTTGCCCTGGAGCGAGACGCCCGCCTCAGGCCGGATCTCCGGGTCCAGATTGCCGGCCGTGAGCCCCAGAACGAGGAGGTCGCCCTCCTTGACGTGCTGGCCACCGAGTTCCAGGTCGTTGGTCGCGAAGCGTCCCGGCAGGACGGCCAGCGGCGGCGTGTTCCACATGACCTCCTCGACGACTGTGGAGACTTGGAGCTGTCCGCTCACGAGTCCCGCGAGGCGGGAGGCGTCGGTGAGGATCAGCTGTAGCACTCGGGCCAGCAGATTGCTGGTGGTGGTGTGCGCTGTGATCAGGACCAGGCGCAGATGGTTGTGGATCTCGTCTTCGTCGAGGCCCGCGTCATGGCCGAGCAGACCGGTGGTGAAGTCGGCTCCGGGCTCGTCACGCTTGCGCGCGGCGAGGTCCGCAAGGATCTGCATGATGCGGTCGTTGTGCGCGAGAGCGTCTTCACCGCCCTTCATGAGCTGGGCGCAGGAGACGGCCAGGTTGCGCCCCTCGGCCGCGGGGAGCCCGAACAGGCGGGTCAGGACGAGCATCGGCAGGAACTCGGCGTAGTCGCCCACAAGATCGGCGCTGCCTGCATCGGCGAAGGCGTCGATCTGCTTGTTGGCGAAGTGCTCGACGTGGCGGCGGATGCCGCGTCCCGCGACGGTCTGCAGGCTGTCCGTCACCGCGCCGCGCAGTCTGCGGTGCGGCGCGCCGTCCTGCGATACGCAGTCGGGGCGCCAGCCGAGCATCGGGATCAGAGGCGAGGTGGCCTCGACGCGGCCTTCCTTCCAGTCCCGCCAGATCCGCGAGTCACGGCTGAACTGTCGCGGGGTGTCCAGCACCCACCGGCACTCCCGGTACCCGAGAACGAGCCAGGCAGGGATGTCGCCTTCCAGGAGGACCGGCGCCACGGCTCCGTGCTCCTTACGCAGCCGCGCGTAGATGCCGAGCGGGTCGAGCGCCGCTTGGGGCCCGTACAGCCGGGTGAGGTCGCCGTCGCCGCCGTGTGCGACGGGGCATCCACCAGAGGCGTCGGGGCTGTTTGTGGGCTGGTCGGTCATCGGGACTCCAGAGCGACGGCAGAGCGTTCCTTGAGGTGACGTATCAACGCGATGAGAACGTCACGGCTCGATGCGCGGTCGCGTGCGTCGCAGGCAACGACCGGGGTGTCCGGGGAGATGTCGAGGGCGTCCCGGATCTCTTCCACCGGGTGGTCCTTGGAGTCGGGGAAGACGTTCAGAGCTATGACGAAGGGCACGCCCTGCCGCTCCATCTCCTCGATGGCGCGAAAGCTCGAGGCCAGCCGCCGGGTGTCCACGAGGACCACCGCGCCGAGGGCGCCCTTGAACAGGCCGTTCCACAGGAACCAGAACCGCTCCTGGCCCGGCGTCCCGAACAGGTAGAGGACGAGGTCCTCATTGATGCCGATCTTGCCGAAATCCAGGCTGACGGTGGTCTGCGTCTTGTCCGCCACACCGATCAGGTTGTCGACGCCTGCGCTGGCCTGGGTCAGCGTCTCCTCAGTGGTCAGCGGCTTGATGTCGCTGACCGAACCCACCATGGTGGTCTTGCCGGTGCCGAAGCCGCCGGCAATCATCACCTTCACCGAGCGGGTGCCCCCGGTCGTCTGCCGGTTGGCGTGGTCAAAGCCGTTGAAGTGCACTGAGTACCTCCTCGAGGAGCGCAAGGTCGGGCCCGCTGCCGGCGCTCGACGCCGGGATGGGATTACGGGCTTCGACGCGGCCTGCGTCCAGCAGATCGGCCAGGAGCACCGCGACAATGTTGAAGGGCAGACGCAGGTGGGCGCCGAGTTCGGCCACCGCCAGCGGATCGCGGCAGCGCCGGATGATCTCCTCGTGCTCGTGCTGCATGCCGGGTACGGCCGCGGCGCGGGAGACGATGAGGGTCGCCACGTCAAGGCTTGAGGCGGAACCGCCCGGTCCGCTGCGGCCACCCGTGAGGACGTAGTAGCGCTCGAGACCGGACGGGTCCGTGGGCGGGCGGGGAGCACTCATCCAGAATTCTCGTCCAGACGCGGGGTGGTGCCCAGGAGCTCACCCATCCTGCGGGCCAAGTCCCTCATCTGGTGGCCGAGAAGCCCCTGATCGAGGCCTTCCCTGGCCACCACTCCCAGGTACGTCTCCACGCCTGCCCTCACCACGAAGAGGTGACCTCCGTCGACCTCGATCATGGCGAGCCGCAGCTGACCGGCGTACTTGGGGAACTGCTCGGCCACCGGCTGGGCCAGCGCCTGCAGGCCCGCGACGACGGCGGCGAACCGGTCCACGTCGTCGGGATCATCGGCACCGTGGGACGTGATGGCCTTGCCGTCACTCGATGCCACAAGGGCGAAGCGGATCTCCGGGATGCTCTCCGTCAGGTCACGGAGCGCCCAGCTCACGTCGGTTCCCTGTTGAGTCATGTGGCTAGTCGCTCTCTTCAGTGCGGTTGAACTCACGTCCGGCGCCGGCGCCGTTGCCTGCCGCCTCGCGGTCCGCGGTCGTCTCGCGCGGCGGGTCGCTGTGCCGGCCGGCCGTTGCGAAGGCGGCAAGGCCGTCGAAGGACGCGGCCGGCGGCACGACCGCCACGGCTTCTTCCGTGCGCTCGGCACGCTCTGGCTGCGCCGACACACCATCGCGTCGGCTCCTGCGCCGGGGCAGGCCGCCGGGCGTGGTGTCTGCGGCGCCGACGGTCTCCGACGCGGCGACGACCGGGGCCGGTTCGGCGCTCGGCGCCGCGGCTGCGGCCGCAGCGGCGGGCTCGGGAACGGCGGCGGGCAGGGGACTGAAGTACTTGTGGGGGACCACGACGACCACCGATGTACCGAGCCAGGGAGAGTCCGCGAAGGTGACCCGGATGCCGTAGCGACGTGCCAGGCGACCCACCACGCGCAGGCCCAGGCTCGCGTCCTCCGAGATGCCGCCGAGGCCGGGGCCCGGCGCGGATCCCGAGAGCGCCTGCTCCGCCTCGAGCTTCTTCTCCTCGCTCAGCCCCTTGCCCACGTCCTGGATCTCGATGCCGACGCCGTTGGGCACCTCCTTGCCGGAGACGACCACCGGCTCGGCGGGCGGTGAGTAGCGGGCTGCGTTGTCGAGAAGCTGGGCAAGGATCAGTGTGAGGTGGTCCACCAGGCCGCCGTCGACACCGAGTTCGGGCAGCTGACGGACCTCGACGCGTTCGAAGTCCTTGATGCGTCCGATGCCGCCGCGAACGACACTCAGGAGTTTCTGCGGTTCCTGCCACTGCCGGCCGGGCCGGTCCGAGCCTCCGAGAACTCCGATGCTGGCGGCGAGACAGTCTGCGGGGCCAAGCCCTTGGTCCAGTTCCATGAGTCCTTGGGCGACGGCCGGCAGCCGGCCGTGTTCACCCTGCATCTCGTGCAGGCGCCCGCGCAGCATGCTCGTCAGGACGTGGATGCGGCTGCCGATGCTGATGACGGCCTGCTCGGCGGAGGTCGAGCGGTCGAGCTCTTCCTCCATGCCGATCAGCGCGGTCCTGAGAACCTTGCGCAGCTCGGCCGCCAGCTCGGGCGTGGCATCCAGATCCTCTGTGGCGTCCGGCAGGATGTCGTCGATGGCGTCACCGGCACGCAGTCGCTTGAGCGCTCCGGGCAGATGTGTCACGGCAAGTTGTGCGACGGCGGCCTGCTGACGGGCGAGTTGCTCCTGCCGGTCTCCCGCTGCGGCGGCGAGCTGAACCTCATAGGCCTTCGCGTCCTCGGAGCGCTGGGCCTCAAAGGACGCGGAGTGCTCGGCCAGTTGAGTTTCCAGGCCTGAGTACGCGGCCTTGAACTTCTCTTCCTGGCCTGCAACATGCTGTTCCCACTGCTTCCCGTGGTGGCTCAGCTGCTGCCGGTACTCGGCCTGCGCGGCGTGGAAGTCGGTGGTGGTACGGCGTAGCCGGTCCTGGCTGCGCACGAGGAGCCGCACGCAGACGGTGCTGGCCGCTGTGGCCGCCGCCCCGGCGAACGTCGCGGGTATCTGGAGCGTGTCGGGCCCCGCAATTGCGTTGGCCACGGTGCCGGCTCCCAAGGCCAGCGGCATCAGCCACCAGGCCTTCAGGGCGACCGGCGCAC encodes the following:
- a CDS encoding glycosyltransferase family 2 protein, whose amino-acid sequence is MVPAYNEEKLIARTISTMPDFVDHIVVIDDASSDETASEAIAAGDPRMVLIRHEDNTGVGGAVCDGHLEALRLGCDVSVVMAGDGQMDPAYLPALIAPICDGTALFTKANRFYSRDSYRGMPKYRILGNIILSFMTKLASGYWHLFDPQNGYTAIHRTALERLNLDRVAKDYSFENDLLINLNILRIPACDVPIPAVYGSEVSTMRMHKVIPALIAQLARGTGRRVVLKYVVFSFSPIALLLLAGLCLITFGGVASTWVLIHTLGPASASAGSVLLASLPILTGIHFLIGALMLDIQESPDRRAATV
- a CDS encoding cytochrome P450 → MTDQPTNSPDASGGCPVAHGGDGDLTRLYGPQAALDPLGIYARLRKEHGAVAPVLLEGDIPAWLVLGYRECRWVLDTPRQFSRDSRIWRDWKEGRVEATSPLIPMLGWRPDCVSQDGAPHRRLRGAVTDSLQTVAGRGIRRHVEHFANKQIDAFADAGSADLVGDYAEFLPMLVLTRLFGLPAAEGRNLAVSCAQLMKGGEDALAHNDRIMQILADLAARKRDEPGADFTTGLLGHDAGLDEDEIHNHLRLVLITAHTTTSNLLARVLQLILTDASRLAGLVSGQLQVSTVVEEVMWNTPPLAVLPGRFATNDLELGGQHVKEGDLLVLGLTAGNLDPEIRPEAGVSLQGNQSHLAFSGGAHECPGQNIGQAIIEVAVDRLLHRLPGLRLAVPADELTSTASTWEARLDALPVEFTAQAATV
- a CDS encoding DUF742 domain-containing protein; amino-acid sequence: MSAPRPPTDPSGLERYYVLTGGRSGPGGSASSLDVATLIVSRAAAVPGMQHEHEEIIRRCRDPLAVAELGAHLRLPFNIVAVLLADLLDAGRVEARNPIPASSAGSGPDLALLEEVLSALQRL
- a CDS encoding sensor histidine kinase yields the protein MEAATPSPAARAPVALKAWWLMPLALGAGTVANAIAGPDTLQIPATFAGAAATAASTVCVRLLVRSQDRLRRTTTDFHAAQAEYRQQLSHHGKQWEQHVAGQEEKFKAAYSGLETQLAEHSASFEAQRSEDAKAYEVQLAAAAGDRQEQLARQQAAVAQLAVTHLPGALKRLRAGDAIDDILPDATEDLDATPELAAELRKVLRTALIGMEEELDRSTSAEQAVISIGSRIHVLTSMLRGRLHEMQGEHGRLPAVAQGLMELDQGLGPADCLAASIGVLGGSDRPGRQWQEPQKLLSVVRGGIGRIKDFERVEVRQLPELGVDGGLVDHLTLILAQLLDNAARYSPPAEPVVVSGKEVPNGVGIEIQDVGKGLSEEKKLEAEQALSGSAPGPGLGGISEDASLGLRVVGRLARRYGIRVTFADSPWLGTSVVVVVPHKYFSPLPAAVPEPAAAAAAAAPSAEPAPVVAASETVGAADTTPGGLPRRRSRRDGVSAQPERAERTEEAVAVVPPAASFDGLAAFATAGRHSDPPRETTADREAAGNGAGAGREFNRTEESD
- a CDS encoding GTP-binding protein; this encodes MHFNGFDHANRQTTGGTRSVKVMIAGGFGTGKTTMVGSVSDIKPLTTEETLTQASAGVDNLIGVADKTQTTVSLDFGKIGINEDLVLYLFGTPGQERFWFLWNGLFKGALGAVVLVDTRRLASSFRAIEEMERQGVPFVIALNVFPDSKDHPVEEIRDALDISPDTPVVACDARDRASSRDVLIALIRHLKERSAVALESR
- a CDS encoding Gfo/Idh/MocA family oxidoreductase → MSKQTLRAGLVGLGAMGRNHARVLSSLDGVELVGVLDPAGDPTGAARGAPVVATLPELLAFGLDYAVVACPTVLHEEIGLALAANGVCALIEKPLAHSAAAARRLVDAFEGAGLTAGVGHIERFNPALQSLRSRLEAGELGEMFQVVTRRQGPFPQRIADVGVVKDLATHDIDLTSWVTGCRYASVAARTVSKSGRPHEDMVAVVGELTDGTMVSHLVNWLSPLKERFTAVTGEKGCFIADTLTADLTFHANGAFATEWEALSTFRGAAEGDMVRFAILKREPLLVEHERFRDAVEGKAMDIVTLGQGLRTVEVAEVVLDSARRKASLPLQIHHPRNLAAVTQRS
- a CDS encoding 7-epi-alpha-eudesmol synthase; amino-acid sequence: MPQDVRFELPFRTPVSEHLGYARERHLRWVWDMGLVRSQAGFEEYQSWDLPQAAARTYPYASADDMVVLMNWFSLAFLFDDQFDAGRPDRADRIAEVARELIVTPLRPAGTTPRVVCPITVAWTEVWSTLSDGMSLTWRTRFAASWGRFLAAHTEEVDLAAHGLAGTLSLEEYAEFRRRTVGIHHSIDAGERSRGFEVPPQVQAHPLMVRMRDLAADTIGFMNDIHSFEREKRRGDGHNLIAVLHRERGCSWEEAAAEAYRMTTECLKEYLELEARVPHMCDELGLTATQRLHVQMGVEAIQHWINGNYEWALVSGRYNAAKEGPAVTAELAGKGSVDDLLTV
- a CDS encoding GtrA family protein; the encoded protein is MWNSARRLSSADTTRFLLVGGLCYSIDVGTLVLLHGVLHMPLAAATSLAFVTVLAVNFSLNRSFVFRSGAMARPAIVKYLVLVALNYCATLATVTGLTALGLAYVAAKTASTIINAVANYGAFRWWVFRSPAARETRSPGSPGRPEPIREP
- a CDS encoding roadblock/LC7 domain-containing protein, whose translation is MTQQGTDVSWALRDLTESIPEIRFALVASSDGKAITSHGADDPDDVDRFAAVVAGLQALAQPVAEQFPKYAGQLRLAMIEVDGGHLFVVRAGVETYLGVVAREGLDQGLLGHQMRDLARRMGELLGTTPRLDENSG
- a CDS encoding DegT/DnrJ/EryC1/StrS family aminotransferase, encoding MSGSNLPIPAARPVIGEAEIEAAVRVLRSGHVIQGPEVAAFEEEFSELVGERTCVAVNSGTSALQLSLMALGIGAGDEVVVPSFSFAATANAVRLVGAEPVFADITPGTYCLDPAAASAVIGPRTAALIPVHLYGHPADMDRLLPLAARHGLAVVEDACQAHGAALHGRPVGTFGEAACFSFYPTKNMHALEGGMITTADRQLARTLRLLRNQGMEQRYAHEIVGANLRMTDVAAAVGRVQLQQLPAWTEQRRANAKVLDSRIEGLAVPHVADGARHVYHQYTVAIPDGRRDAVQQELAGQGIGSAVYYPTPIHRLAPFRDPAGPPLPETDRAAAEVLSLPVHPTLGQGELERIARAVSVAGGVR